Part of the Sorghum bicolor cultivar BTx623 chromosome 1, Sorghum_bicolor_NCBIv3, whole genome shotgun sequence genome, AGCGTGGTGTGTCAGAGCAGCGTGGAGTGGAGTGGATAGCTGCACAGCAACAGTTCGACCCCTCCGCTCTCCGCGCCTCTCCGCCAAACATCGCAGAACACCCATGTGCCCACATAGTTGGGCCATAGGCCCATAGTCCATATAGGTTGGAGGCAGCAATACGAGTAGGGTATTCGAGTAGGGTCCGGATTTGCTATTAAAAAAATGGtatttgctgatttattataaaaaaatactattgaTCGATAGAAAACGTAATTTATAAGATAAACGAACAGATTCAATAACGAACACTAGATCAACAGTAAATGACAATTACATTACTTGCACATGGAAAACCTACCCAAGGTGATGTAAATCCACGATATGGGACACCATTTCACCACCCCAGAAGTGCTCTATGCTAAAATTGCAGTAATTCGATCTGACAACGTATGCTCCGTTTTATTCCAAAATTGTAAagcgttgttttttttttctaaacacCATGATTTTAAATATATACTTAAATAATGTATATTTAAGTGCGTGGTAAAATATATACTTAGACATAGTGTAAAGCGTTGTGATTTTAATATATACTTAGACATAGTGTAAAGTGTTGTGATTTTAAATATATACAAGACACAGTGTAAAACATTGTGATTTTCTAAACACCATGATTTCAAAATCGACCGCCTGCTCGCTTGTctgaaaagttatggctaaaaataatatttgcttatttgttatgagagaaaaacactgctgaatggctaGCAAATTCGGCagataaactcaagcgaacaagCCTTATTGATTGTTCAATTCAAAGTACTCTTGAGCGTAGAATGAGCTCAACAAGTATAGTACTGATACAACCATGTTTAAACCCTGAAGAACAAGTTTGAGGAGGATTGAACTTGAACCACTAATCTGGACAACTTcacttctccttcctctcttcTCTTAGATTATGTTGTATGTGTTCTACGCTCGCTCACTCTCTCCAATGACAATTGCAGTTGGGCAAAGCATGCTAGGGTTTTTGTGCATGCCACTTCTTCTCAAGCAACGCTCAACCGTTGATTCAAGTATCAAATCAATGGTGCATAAGCTCATACAAGAACCGTTGAATTGTAGTAGTGTTGAATTGTAATTGTATATCTTCACAGATTGTTGAAAAAGATTCCTCGCTTGCTGAGTGAGAAACATATCTTAGATTGTTCATCGCCACAAACCAATAATCCCCATAAACATGATCATGGGAAAATGAGAAACACTAACAGTGTAACATTTGATTGACCATAAATCACAAACACATAGATTTATCAAATAACTGTCGCTACAATTCAAATTGGAGCAATAAGTTAACGAGCTGTAAAATAAAGACAGTGTGTTCATAAAGATGGAACAACTCTgttcacaaaaaaaaagatggaACAACTCTGGAAGAAACATTGTATTAGTGTACAGTTAAATGGAAGCACCGTCACTTTGGTCCCAACCACCAAGTCTGTCAGCAGGATCATAATTCGTGAACAGCCGGAACTCATTGCCTAGTTTATTCGAGTGCCGAGGCCTGAAACCACAAGGACGAACATTCAGCAGCTCCAATGCTCGATCCTTCTGAACTTCCCCTGGCAACATAGAGTGATTCCAACTAAATTTTCGTTTGACAAATATAGGGTTGAACTATACTTTCCATATGAAACGAAGAGAACTTTTTATTGAAAGAGAAACAAATAGACTTCAATAAGGAATAATAGTAAAATTCGGAAACTTGAAGTGGTGAAGTATGGTCAAGGTCAATACTGGTGAGAATACTAGGTTTTCGGAGGAAGTCTGGGCTAGAAATATTCTTCTGAAGTTAGAGTTTCCTTCTCTTATATAAACTGAGCTATGATCAAAGCTGTTTGGTTTCCGACTGCTGGGTGGGAGATGGCTGGAACATTGAGTTCAGAAGGGCCTTGGGGGGGAGCAGGATATGCTGGAATGGGGTAGGTTAGTGGATTTGCTGGATCAGCATACTTGGGTGCTAGAGAAGTAAGGGAAGTACTCAACCAGATCAATGTCGAATTACAAACAAAAGAATGCAGAAATTATGGAAGAGTAAATTGccgaacaaaatcaaggttttcATGTGCCTTGTTGCACAAGATAGAATACAAACAGGGGTAAATCTCAGGAAAAGAATCTGGAAAGGAAATAGTAAGTATTGCTTGTGTGGCTGTGAGACTGCTCATCACATCTTTTTTAATTGTCATAAATCCAGATTAGTATGGTTTTATTTTAAGGAGGCCTTAGGTTGGGATAAGGTTCCTATAAGTTTACAGGAGGTCTTTGAACACTGGTTACCTTTAGGGGTGCACAATTACGACATTAAACTCTTTATGCTTGCTATTATTCTCCAGGGGTCTTTGGAATGTAAGAAACAAAATGGGGATAGAAAAACGCTTTCCACATTCTTCTAATGAGATTTTTGTCAATTTTTTTTGTCTTATCCAGAGATGGCACATTCTTCTAAATGTGCAAGTTGCAAATTTCTTGGACGACAAGATAAACAAGCTGAAGATGTGGCTGAAAGCCTTTTGAAAGCGAACTGAAGAACTTCAGGTGGAAGGAATTCTGTGAAGGTGTTGATGGCTTCAGAGGGTGGAGTTTTTTTTCTGGTTCCAGGCTTGGAGAAGTTTATGCAAGTAGAGCTCCCTGGAAGTTTTTTTCTGGTTTGATTAGTGGGTTTTGTTGCCCAGGGACGGAGTGCCTCTGTTTTGTCTTAGTTGCTGGCCTGATGGGGCCTGGACCTGAATGTTTGCTGATATCCccagccttttttttttttgctttttccTTCTGTATCAAACTTTGTTACAGTTTTCTACTTTTCTTTCTATAAAAGCAGGGTTTGCCTCcgtcaaaaaaaatataggacTTCCACGATAACTTTTATTGATTGCAGAACAACATCAAAATACAAGGCAATATCAGAATAATCGCTTTCACTTGACACAGCATTGCATTGAGCGCCGATTACCTGTGAGCAGCAGCAGGAATGAACCTTCAGGCTGTGCGAGGAAAGACACTGTCTTGGCAACCTTTTCCAAGCATTCCTTACTCTGCACCAACAACCAACGAATAATAACCATTTCTCCTCGATCATTCCTCTTATCTCAAATGTTAACAACTAATCAAACAGTTTTTAATAGGTAGTCTCTGCTGGTACGGTAGAAACAGTACCAGATAGGGAGGGTCGGCAACGACGACGCGGTAGGCGTGCTTCATCGCCGGCGGCAGCTCCTCCGGTCGGTTGTAGTCGTAGAAGGTGAAGTCGCCGCCGTACTGCCCGAACCGCTCGTCGTACTCCAGCAGCTGCGCGGGCACTCCCGGGTCGGTCTTCTTCAGGTAGGCGTAGAGCGTCGGGCACGCGATGCAGGccacggcgccggcggcggagccTGAGCCAGAAGGGGAGACGAGGCGGACGACCTCCTCCACCAGCGCCCGCGCGGTGCGCTCGTCGTACCAGAACTGGCTCAGCCGCCAGTCCTCCGGGACCAGCTCTACCCCGCCTTCCCCTCCTCCAGTTTCATCCTGCTCCTCCGGCCGCTGCTGTTCCGCCAGGAACTCCCGGAGCGCCTCCATAGCCGCAGCGCTCAGCTGAGGCACGTCGtcgtcttcttcctcccccCTGACCTCCCCGCCCACCCTCTCATCCTCCACACCGCTCGCCGCCATCGCATCCACCATTGGTCTGCTGCGCAGTGATGAGGACTGAGGGGGGCGccgggcggcggcgcgggggcACCCTGTACTGGTCCACTCCAATACGACGAACCAATGGGCTTAACGAAATGAGCATTTATGGAGTCACCACATGGGCCTCGTCGGCCCAAAGGCCCAGTGAGCCTGACGGAAAAGAGCAGTAATAAAGCGGAGGGGCAATGGAATCGCTCGCGCAGGGGAGGGGAACTGGGAAGGGAGCGGAAGAGAGGTGGGTGACCGCCGCGCCTCCGTCCAGCCTTCCAGTTCCAGGCGTGGCGAACTAGGCAAGCGGCACGCTCCGCCTCCGCATACGCACCTCGAGTGAGCTCcggttgccgccgccgccgtactCAGCAGCGGAGACCGGCGAGTCAACAGGTAGCAGAGGGGGAGGAGGGGAGCAGTTCCTGTTCGCCCGGTCACCGCCCGCCCGGAGCATTCCCGCTGCTGCGTCCGCCTCAGTTTGCCGTCGTTCTGTTGCACGTacggctagggtttggagatagaTCCGCCCGCCGCCCCGCCGGCTCGTGTGGAGGCGCGCTGTGGTGCGGGGAGGAACAGAGGAAGTGCCTGGCTCGCGCTGTTTTTGTTCCTTGTTCTGGAAGCTTCGGGGCGCGCGATCCGGTTCCTTCGCAATCGGTAGCAATGTCGGGCTCGTCGGCGGCAGGGGAGGACATAGTGCAGCACCTATCGTCCAATTCCAACCCGTCTTCGTCGAAGCTCGCCAAGCTCGAGGCCCGCATGGCCGGCAAGGCTGTCTCCGCGCCCTCGTCACCGCCGCACCATCCCATGGCTGCCCCCGCCTCCGCCCCCGCCATATCCTTCATGGACCAGGAGGAGCTGCCTGAGACTTCCTCTTCCGATGACGATGTCAGTCCTAAACCTTCAGCTTCTCCTCTTACTTTCACATTCTTCTTTTTTTGGCTCAAGTACAGTAGCGTGATCGCTTGGCATCTTTGATTTCCTTGCTCACACATTGGCTATGTTGCTATGATCTCTTTCTCGCCAGAACTATTTGTGCTATTTCTTTTGTTATTATAAACATGTGCACGTGGTTTGTTAGTGTAACTGACCACAAATTAGTCAAAATAGTTCCACCTCTAGTTTTATCCTTATTATGCTAGCCCTGATCCCATTCCATTATTCTGTTTTTGCTGATTAGAACTGCGAGGAGTTTTTAATACAAAAGAACACCCTGAAGCGTCCGAGATCTCCAGATGGTGACAACATACTTGCTCTTGGAAATTTTGAGGTGAGCTCATCTTTTAGGAACTGAATAGTTAATCTCTTATGATTCTCTCCTGCATTCATATTCTTTTCGCTTGGTGGATTCTCTTGTAATTTGAGAATCAGGGTTCATCAAACGAGGCAGCAAAGATTTTAGATGTCACGGATACAAGACCATCCTTGGACAATTCAAATAGGAAAAAACAAGGCCGTGGAAGGGGTCGTGCTGGTACAGGCCGAGGCCGTGGCTCAAAGACTGCTGATCAAACACGACTGACTTCGACTTCCTCAGCAGTTGTAACAAATGGTCAACTAGATAAATTAACCAACAAGGTATGATGTGTCTGTACCGTGCTAGTACCTTGCACATTCTCATGTGCAAACTTCTGGCCCTTCTCATTAGAGCTATTTCTAGGTCATTTGTTACCTGAACACAATGAATATATTATTGAAGAAATTGTTGTTTTGAAGGCAGTTCCTATTAAAGGGTAAAGTTTGGTCAGTTACAGGACGCTGAAAAAGATCTTCTAGTAAATTATCAACATTTATGACTTAATAAAAGTTGGTAACTAGGAGCAAATTTGCACCTATCCATAACACTTTTGAACTACATAGTGAGAACTttgaaattttgcagatctaatCAAATAGATGAATCTGTACAAGCTTATGTTGACTTGTTCAATTATAATGTCTTGATCAAAGTAGTAGGATACAAGATGTGCCATCTGCGAGTGTTCTTCTGAAGGATCTGTTTTTAGAGAAACTCATTAACAGGTCGTTATTGTTTTTAACTTTTTATATCCCAATTCAAATGGTTTTGAAAAACAGCATGACGCCCCAGGTCTTGTTTGTGACAATTGGCCACACGGATAGTTTGAAAGGTTTTGGTAAACCATTATGTTTGACAACACTAATGTTTTTTGCCCTATGGACAGTACTATTTTATCCATAATCCATATTTACAGTCTGCATCACTGGAAAGCATCGACACATGCATGTACAAAAATGCATtcaatgatgaacagttgatcGATGAACCCTATTACACATTAATTTATCCTAACCTACTAATTATGAGCACAAATCAACAGGAATCCCGATCGAGTGTTCAACTGGGCCATGACGACAGGGCTGCTTTACAGGTAACTCATTGCTTGACATCATCATCTTCTGCCAAATTTCTAAATATTTCCATCCTTTTCTAATCACACTGTCACAATATTGATCTGGATGTGTCCTTTTGGAAATGTTTGCCTGCTTAATATGTCCTTTTGGATGTCTAATTAATAATACATAAACATGGAGTCTTTCAGATGGCTTCTGTACATGGTTTTCATTCTTTTTTCCCCTCTCATTTGCTGGGATAGTTTCCACTTACTTTTATTTTCACCTGCCAGTTTAGGCAATTCAACCCTGTAAAGTAGTATGGTGTAGTCAAGATTTTATCTGAAGTAATAAAGCATAAACAGTGTTAGTGAAATATATTACTGATGCCATGCCACTTTGGATGCTTATGAATAGACTGTACCAAAAATCTATATGTGTTCTCGTTTTTGTTTTAAAATTCTATTCTTAAGCACTCTCTATTTAATAGGAAGAATTGTCAATGTTACGTGGCAAAGTTGCACTTTTGGAGGAGGAACTTTCTAAATCACGTCAAGAAGCAACAAATTACCATCAACTCAGTGATAGGTTAGCAAAGGTAAGGAGATACTTGCTATCAGTTTTCATTTAAACATGTATTTTTACTGTCTTGACATGTTGACTTTGCATTATTCTTACAGGAATTGAAGGATCTCAAAGATCATGACCAGCAAATGAGATCTAAGGTTGGTAGCATGTTATCTTGTGGTTTACCATATTTGTTTTAGCTACTGCCATTCTTTCATTTGTGTATGCTGGTCTGCTATATTTGGGAAACTTTAAATCCACTGTTTAGGCATATCATGGCGAATAACTGTAGGAAATACCTCACTTTGTTCTATATGCACATGATCTTCTACTGTTGTCACCTGTTAGAAGCTGTGTGTGTCAGTCTGTACAATATACTTTCCCTTCTTATAATGGTCAGGTGCACTACatatgtaatttttttagatCAATAGAGATTTTACTTATGTGCATATGTGCTTGCTGCATGCATGTTGTTTGTTCACATGGTTTGGATGTGGGTTTTgtgctttcctttttttttatttctttgtgTGGTGGGTGCCATGGTGGAAGTGAGCTTACTTGTTTAGCTTCAAGGCATTTGTGTAGTT contains:
- the LOC8086246 gene encoding LOW QUALITY PROTEIN: EEF1A lysine methyltransferase 1 (The sequence of the model RefSeq protein was modified relative to this genomic sequence to represent the inferred CDS: deleted 4 bases in 3 codons); the encoded protein is MLRAGGDRANRNCSPPPPLLPVDSPVSAAEYGGGGNRSSLEVRMRRRSCRLPSSPRLELEGWTEARRSPTSLPLPSQFPSPARAIPLPLRFITALSVRLTGPLGRRGPCGDSINAHFVKPIGSSYWSGPVQGAPAPPPGPPQSSSLRSRPMVDAMAASGVEDERVGGEVRGEEEDDDVPQLSAAAMEALREFLAEQQRPEEQDETGGGEGGVELVPEDWRLSQFWYDERTARALVEEVVRLVSPSGSGSAAGAVACIACPTLYAYLKKTDPGVPAQLLEYDERFGQYGGDFTFYDYNRPEELPPAMKHAYRVVVADPPYLSKECLEKVAKTVSFLAQPEGSFLLLLTGEVQKDRALELLNVRPCGFRPRHSNKLGNEFRLFTNYDPADRLGGWDQSDGASI